From a single Anomaloglossus baeobatrachus isolate aAnoBae1 chromosome 4, aAnoBae1.hap1, whole genome shotgun sequence genomic region:
- the LOC142301959 gene encoding gamma-glutamyl hydrolase-like, with amino-acid sequence MAAVHLYLLSFTFLYSAVLGENDRPIIGIITQEVSDEAFLRYGKTYIPDSYVKFLESSGSRVVPIRLNLSEDEYVHLFHSINGVLLPGGAVDLLNSSFARTAEIFYKLAIEATSSGNYFPIWGTCMGFQILTALTSGKDLLSKTSAENISLPLIFTDDASSSKMFHLAPPDLLLAASRERITANFHHYGITPKTFYANEKLSTFYRILSTNHDQDGVEFISTMEAREYPIYGVQWHPEVNRFQWQSDLAYPHSVNAIWISQYLANFFVNEARKNPNRFLNWKEEESALIYNFPLTYTANISGYEQVYFFD; translated from the exons ATGGCTGCTGTACACCTCTACCTCCTGAGCTTTACTTTTCTTTACTCTGCTGTTCTGGGAGAGAATGACAGGCCAATAATAG GGATTATTACTCAGGAGGTCTCAGATGAAGCGTTCCTCCGATATGGTAAAACATACATTCCAGATTCCTATGTGAAATTTCTTGAGTCATCTGGGAGCAGAGTTGTTCCTatcag GCTGAATCTGAGTGAGGATGAATATGTCCATCTCTTCCACTCCATCAATGG AGTCCTGTTACCTGGAGGAGCAGTCGACCTCCTGAATTCTAGTTTTGCTCGGACAGCTGAGATATTTTATAAATTAGCTATTGAG GCCACCTCATCTGGTAATTATTTCCCCATCTGGGGCACTTGTATGGGTTTCCAGATTCTCACTGCCTTAACGTCTGGGAAGGACTTATTAAGCAAGACGTCAGCTGAGAACATATCCCTTCCACTCATCTTCACTGATG ATGCTTCTTCCAGCAAAATGTTCCATCTTGCGCCCCCTGATTTACTACTTGCAGCCTCGCGGGAACGTATAACAGCAAATTTCCACCATTATGGAATAACGCCTAAG ACCTTTTACGCAAACGAGAAGCTCTCTACATTTTATCGTATTTTGTCCACAAACCATGATCAGGATGGCGTGGAATTCATAtccaccatggagg CTCGGGAGTATCCGATCTATGGGGTACAGTGGCATCCGGAGGTGAACCGCTTCCAGTGGCAAAGTGACCTCGCCTATCCACACTCTGTCAATGCCATTTGGATATCACAATATCTTGCAAATTTCTTTGTGAATGAAG cTCGAAAGAATCCAAATCGCTTCTTGAACTGGAAGGAAGAAGAATCCGCTCTGATTTATAACTTTCCATTGACATACACAGCGAACATCAGTGGCTACGAACAGGTGTATTTCTTCGATTAG